A part of Chloroflexota bacterium genomic DNA contains:
- a CDS encoding HEAT repeat domain-containing protein: protein MSPSENVSELAKALSHQERSVRINTVLALKKIGNSDVVDPLIEAMKDQDFGVRAFAAEALGEIGDLRALEPLIHALNDANYGVRRDAATALGALGDERAVEALTRAMKRHDTGFCYEDDRVYEETKKALEKIQGN, encoded by the coding sequence ATGTCCCCAAGTGAAAATGTTAGCGAACTGGCGAAAGCGTTATCTCATCAGGAGCGGAGTGTTCGGATAAATACTGTCCTTGCGCTTAAAAAGATTGGCAATTCAGATGTTGTCGATCCACTGATCGAAGCCATGAAAGATCAGGATTTTGGTGTACGGGCTTTTGCTGCAGAAGCTCTTGGAGAAATCGGAGATCTGAGAGCGTTAGAGCCACTGATACATGCTTTGAATGACGCGAATTATGGCGTTCGACGAGATGCAGCGACAGCACTTGGTGCATTAGGTGATGAGCGAGCAGTAGAGGCACTCACAAGAGCCATGAAACGTCACGATACTGGTTTTTGTTACGAAGATGACCGTGTCTATGAGGAAACAAAAAAGGCTCTGGAAAAAATCCAGGGGAATTGA
- a CDS encoding pentapeptide repeat-containing protein has translation MNSNSNCWKWIIAFLGFVLLGFGLSPYFCTLFSNNLDWQDLLVNVHPELIGMGFTILVLDFITHKYLEREEKRRILRNLGNPSKYFSIDAYYQAKNKEWLTDGSMVNAQLSYSVLKEIDLSKVNFENVVLKKAHLERAIFVEAILINAVFDEAHLEGCKFIRAHIEGASFEESHLSGTDFTDAIYNSKTCWKNATYDSKTNWPREFSPEDAGCIRLDPKDIITGANSSTDYNQHMM, from the coding sequence ATGAATAGTAATTCGAATTGTTGGAAATGGATAATTGCTTTCTTAGGATTTGTTCTCCTCGGCTTTGGGTTAAGTCCATATTTTTGTACGCTTTTTTCTAATAATTTAGATTGGCAAGATCTTCTTGTTAATGTTCATCCGGAACTTATTGGTATGGGTTTTACAATCCTTGTCCTTGATTTCATTACTCATAAATACCTTGAGCGGGAGGAAAAACGCAGAATACTTAGAAATCTAGGCAACCCCTCAAAATACTTCTCAATTGATGCATACTATCAGGCCAAAAATAAGGAATGGTTAACTGATGGCTCGATGGTTAATGCGCAATTGTCATATTCTGTTTTAAAAGAAATAGATTTGAGTAAGGTAAATTTTGAAAATGTAGTCCTAAAGAAAGCCCACCTCGAAAGAGCGATATTTGTAGAAGCTATTCTTATTAATGCTGTCTTTGATGAGGCTCACCTGGAAGGGTGTAAATTTATCAGGGCACATATTGAAGGTGCATCTTTTGAAGAATCTCACCTGTCGGGGACAGATTTTACAGATGCAATCTACAACAGTAAGACTTGCTGGAAGAATGCGACTTATGATAGTAAAACCAATTGGCCAAGAGAATTTTCTCCTGAAGATGCTGGATGTATACGCCTAGATCCTAAAGATATAATTACGGGGGCGAATTCATCCACAGATTATAATCAACACATGATGTAA
- a CDS encoding NAD(+)/NADH kinase has translation MSQLHSSPQKIAVLANPVIADSLLLAEDVAEFLRAEGAEAAAGSLNDPDLRQAVQAQEFDALIALGGDGTMLRAGHLCAPAGIPLLGINVGHFGFLVEVKRESWRDMLPKLLSGDFRYEERMMILARCSRQGFEETAFDVINDVVVARGRHVRPIEVEADLEGARIARYSADGLIAATATGSTAYALAAGGPILPPESRNILLVPVAPHLSVDRAVVLAEGASICITVRTEHEAVVSVDGQEPLTMASGDCVQVRAHEKSLHMIRFQDPGYFYRNLTAYMEHNPLLSVKANGKFN, from the coding sequence ATGTCCCAACTGCACTCATCCCCCCAAAAGATCGCCGTTTTGGCCAATCCGGTCATTGCGGATTCCCTCCTGCTGGCAGAAGATGTTGCCGAATTCCTGCGCGCTGAGGGTGCCGAGGCTGCTGCCGGTTCGTTGAACGATCCGGACCTGCGCCAGGCTGTTCAGGCACAGGAATTTGACGCGCTGATCGCTCTGGGTGGGGATGGCACGATGCTGCGGGCCGGTCACCTTTGCGCTCCGGCGGGGATTCCCCTGTTGGGGATCAATGTGGGGCATTTCGGTTTCCTGGTGGAGGTCAAGCGGGAGAGCTGGCGCGATATGCTGCCCAAGCTGCTCTCGGGCGATTTCCGCTATGAAGAGCGGATGATGATTCTGGCGCGCTGCTCCCGACAGGGCTTTGAAGAGACCGCTTTTGACGTGATCAATGATGTGGTGGTGGCCCGGGGACGGCATGTGCGCCCAATTGAGGTGGAAGCTGACCTGGAAGGCGCCCGAATCGCCAGATATAGCGCAGATGGGCTGATTGCGGCCACGGCTACCGGCTCCACGGCCTATGCCCTGGCTGCCGGCGGACCCATCCTGCCGCCCGAATCGCGTAATATCCTTCTGGTACCGGTTGCGCCGCACTTATCCGTGGACCGCGCTGTGGTTTTGGCGGAAGGCGCGTCAATTTGCATCACCGTCCGCACAGAGCATGAGGCTGTGGTCAGCGTGGACGGGCAGGAGCCCCTGACGATGGCCAGCGGCGACTGTGTGCAGGTGCGGGCCCATGAGAAGTCCCTGCATATGATCCGCTTTCAGGACCCCGGTTATTTTTATCGCAACCTCACAGCCTATATGGAACATAACCCCTTATTAAGTGTAAAAGCCAATGGAAAATTCAACTGA
- the recN gene encoding DNA repair protein RecN, which translates to MLTELRIENFAIIQKLSLEFSRGLVIFTGETGAGKSIILDALEAVLGGRAETNTIRTGDDRAQIEATFFLNPAIREPVQRLLEAEELLDDPEYVTLSREIRNEGRNTARINGRVVTAALQREIGSYLVDIHGQSEHLSLLQVRSHLHLLDSFADLAPELADYRQTYTLLMEVRQQLATLRLSEQDAARRTDMLTFQIQEIDAAKLKADEEDELRQERTRLANAESLASHAQNALSLIEDDNPEVRGISELLGEVTASLQSLARIDSSTTAYLETAETSLAALQDLALELQNYAENIEFNPRALDRIEERIDLINNLKRKYGNSLEEVIAFGERARRELDSITHAEERLGELESQEAELLEVLAQKAGVLSDRRHAAAEQLGGLVEVELDDLRMANARFQAAIETRPDEQGIPLGDGSRVAFDSTGYDRVAFMVETNPGEGFKSLVKVASGGETSRLMLALKDVLANADQVPTLIFDEIDQGIGGRVGMTVGEKLWSLSRQHQVMCITHLPQLAAFGEQHLKVTKQMVDGRTISDVLTLSGRDRQEELAQMLGPVSEGTLHSVEEILQLVRERTEK; encoded by the coding sequence ATGCTGACTGAACTTCGCATTGAAAACTTCGCCATCATCCAAAAACTATCTCTGGAATTTTCCCGGGGCTTGGTGATCTTCACGGGTGAGACCGGCGCTGGCAAATCCATCATTTTGGACGCGCTGGAAGCTGTCCTCGGCGGGCGGGCGGAAACCAACACCATCCGCACCGGGGATGACCGCGCCCAGATTGAAGCGACGTTTTTCCTGAACCCGGCCATTCGCGAGCCTGTTCAGCGGCTTTTGGAAGCGGAAGAACTGCTGGATGACCCCGAGTATGTGACCCTTTCCCGTGAAATTCGAAATGAAGGCCGCAACACCGCCCGGATTAATGGTCGTGTGGTGACGGCTGCGCTCCAACGGGAGATCGGTTCCTATTTGGTGGATATTCACGGGCAGTCCGAGCACCTCTCGCTGCTCCAGGTCCGCAGCCATCTGCATCTGCTGGATAGCTTCGCAGACCTGGCACCGGAATTAGCCGATTATCGACAGACCTATACCCTGCTGATGGAAGTGCGCCAGCAGCTGGCAACCCTCCGCCTGAGCGAGCAGGATGCCGCCCGGCGGACGGACATGCTCACTTTCCAGATTCAGGAAATTGACGCCGCTAAATTGAAGGCAGACGAGGAAGACGAATTGCGCCAGGAGCGCACCCGCCTGGCAAATGCCGAGAGCCTGGCCAGCCATGCGCAGAACGCGCTGAGCCTGATCGAGGATGATAACCCCGAGGTTCGCGGGATCAGTGAGCTCTTGGGTGAGGTGACGGCTTCGCTGCAAAGCCTGGCCCGGATCGATTCTTCCACCACCGCTTATCTTGAAACCGCCGAGACCAGCCTGGCAGCTTTGCAGGACCTGGCTTTGGAATTGCAGAACTACGCTGAGAATATCGAATTCAACCCCCGCGCCCTCGACCGGATTGAGGAGCGGATCGACCTCATCAATAACCTGAAGCGAAAATATGGCAACAGCCTGGAAGAAGTGATCGCTTTTGGTGAACGGGCGAGGCGTGAACTGGATTCCATCACTCACGCTGAAGAACGGTTAGGTGAGTTGGAAAGCCAGGAAGCTGAACTGTTGGAAGTCCTGGCGCAAAAAGCCGGGGTCCTGAGTGACCGCCGCCATGCAGCCGCCGAACAACTGGGCGGGCTGGTGGAGGTGGAGCTGGATGACCTGCGAATGGCGAATGCCCGGTTCCAGGCCGCCATCGAGACCCGCCCGGATGAACAAGGCATTCCCCTTGGGGATGGCAGCCGGGTGGCTTTTGACAGCACGGGATATGACCGGGTAGCATTTATGGTGGAGACTAACCCCGGTGAAGGCTTCAAGTCGCTGGTAAAAGTTGCCTCCGGTGGTGAGACCTCCCGCTTGATGCTGGCCCTTAAGGATGTGTTGGCTAATGCGGACCAGGTGCCGACCCTGATCTTTGATGAGATTGACCAGGGCATTGGCGGCCGGGTTGGGATGACTGTTGGTGAGAAGCTGTGGAGCCTTTCCCGTCAGCACCAGGTGATGTGCATCACCCATCTGCCGCAATTAGCGGCATTTGGCGAACAGCACTTGAAGGTCACCAAGCAGATGGTGGATGGCCGGACGATCTCGGATGTGCTTACCCTTTCGGGCAGAGACCGGCAAGAGGAACTGGCCCAGATGTTGGGGCCGGTGAGTGAAGGAACCCTGCATTCGGTGGAGGAAATCCTTCAGCTTGTGCGGGAACGCACTGAGAAATAA
- a CDS encoding glucose-1-phosphate adenylyltransferase: MPSLNDVLAVILGGGQGKRLYPLTMLRSKPAVPFAGKYRLIDIPISNCINSNIFRIAVLTQFNSVSLHRHISGTYNFDNFHVGGVQIWAAEQTMEHTEWYQGTADAVRKQLFQIQMSPSKYVLILAGDHLYRMDYSKMAQCHWDNKADVTVAVQPIGREHASSFGILKCNEQGQIVDFAEKPKDAAVLDSFVSRDDPEKPYLASMGIYFFNQDTLVKTLSLRQGGQNFDDFGYDIIPHCVKNGLKVQVYEFEGYWRDIGTIRSFYETNLEMTRPKPPFDIYDQSLRLYTHARFLPGSQMANCKMHDVLIGEGCNIQDATIEHSIIGLRSMIKGDTRIKDSIMMGADYYDDSGDIPMGIGENCDIEGAIIDKNVRMGANVVIRPFPLGTELETDMYSVKDGIVVIPKRAIVPSGTRIEP; encoded by the coding sequence ATGCCAAGTCTTAATGATGTACTTGCGGTGATCTTGGGAGGTGGTCAGGGTAAGCGCCTCTACCCGCTAACCATGCTGCGTTCCAAACCCGCTGTCCCGTTTGCCGGAAAATATCGTTTGATTGATATCCCCATTAGTAACTGCATCAACTCCAATATTTTCCGAATTGCTGTCCTGACTCAATTTAATTCCGTTTCCCTCCACCGGCATATCTCCGGTACCTACAATTTTGATAATTTCCATGTCGGGGGGGTCCAGATTTGGGCTGCCGAACAAACTATGGAGCATACGGAATGGTATCAGGGCACTGCAGACGCCGTCCGCAAACAGTTGTTTCAAATTCAGATGTCCCCGTCCAAATATGTTCTGATCCTGGCCGGTGACCACCTTTACCGGATGGATTATTCCAAGATGGCGCAATGTCACTGGGATAATAAAGCCGATGTCACCGTGGCTGTGCAGCCGATCGGCAGGGAGCACGCCTCCTCGTTTGGCATTCTGAAGTGTAACGAACAAGGTCAGATTGTTGATTTTGCTGAGAAGCCCAAAGATGCCGCTGTATTGGATTCATTTGTCTCTCGTGATGACCCCGAGAAACCCTACCTGGCCTCAATGGGCATTTACTTCTTCAACCAGGACACGCTGGTAAAGACACTGTCCTTGCGCCAGGGCGGCCAAAATTTTGATGATTTTGGCTATGACATCATCCCTCATTGCGTCAAGAATGGCCTGAAGGTTCAGGTCTATGAATTTGAAGGCTATTGGCGTGATATTGGGACGATCCGCTCGTTTTATGAAACTAACCTGGAAATGACTCGACCCAAACCGCCGTTTGATATCTATGACCAATCCCTCAGGCTCTATACCCATGCCCGTTTCCTGCCTGGATCACAAATGGCCAATTGTAAAATGCATGATGTGTTGATTGGGGAGGGCTGCAACATTCAGGATGCGACCATTGAGCATTCGATTATAGGTCTTAGGAGTATGATCAAAGGTGACACCCGGATCAAGGATTCGATAATGATGGGGGCGGACTACTACGATGATTCCGGTGATATCCCGATGGGTATCGGTGAGAATTGCGATATCGAAGGCGCGATCATTGATAAAAACGTTCGGATGGGTGCTAATGTGGTGATCAGGCCCTTCCCGCTGGGTACGGAGCTGGAGACGGATATGTACTCCGTCAAGGATGGCATCGTGGTGATCCCCAAACGGGCCATTGTCCCTTCCGGCACCCGGATTGAACCCTAA
- a CDS encoding DUF89 family protein, protein MKTYLDCYHCTLRQALQAARMADANPEQQHQVVQETLSILQSFPPGETPAEIASEVHALVRELTGKDDPYMRVKRESTEKALSLLPELRRIVAEADDPLESAVRMSIAGNIIDFGPGPEYDLWEVVERVQKQPFAVDRMAELKAAIESASSILYLGDNAGEAVFDKVLIEMLDKPVTYVVKGGPVLNDVTLQDALDAGLDEVAEIIDNGNRIIGTVISAGSPAFLERFNNAELILSKGMGNYETLSAVEAPIFFLLQVKCTVVGADLGVPNGSVVVATGPQSA, encoded by the coding sequence ATGAAAACATACCTTGATTGTTACCACTGTACCCTGCGCCAGGCCCTGCAGGCCGCTCGCATGGCTGACGCTAACCCTGAACAGCAACATCAGGTGGTTCAGGAAACTCTTTCCATTCTCCAGTCTTTTCCACCTGGTGAGACCCCGGCTGAAATCGCTTCGGAAGTACATGCTTTAGTGCGGGAATTGACCGGGAAAGATGACCCTTATATGAGGGTCAAGCGGGAATCCACCGAGAAAGCTTTGTCCCTGCTGCCGGAATTGCGTCGGATCGTGGCGGAGGCGGATGATCCTTTGGAATCAGCCGTGCGGATGAGCATCGCCGGGAATATCATTGACTTTGGCCCCGGCCCGGAATATGATCTTTGGGAAGTGGTGGAACGTGTTCAGAAGCAGCCTTTTGCGGTTGACCGGATGGCAGAACTGAAGGCGGCGATTGAGTCAGCCAGTTCAATTCTCTATTTGGGTGATAACGCCGGTGAAGCGGTCTTTGATAAGGTGTTGATTGAAATGCTGGATAAGCCGGTTACCTATGTGGTTAAAGGGGGCCCGGTTTTGAACGATGTGACCTTGCAGGATGCTTTGGATGCTGGTCTTGATGAGGTGGCCGAGATCATTGACAATGGCAACCGGATTATTGGGACCGTCATCTCAGCCGGCAGTCCGGCTTTTCTGGAACGCTTCAACAATGCGGAGTTGATTCTTTCCAAAGGCATGGGAAACTATGAGACCCTTTCCGCAGTGGAAGCGCCAATCTTTTTCCTGCTGCAGGTTAAATGTACGGTGGTTGGTGCGGACCTGGGCGTGCCCAATGGCAGTGTGGTGGTGGCAACCGGCCCGCAATCGGCCTGA
- a CDS encoding cation-translocating P-type ATPase — protein sequence MNEDSLVSEKTTGKGVSISWHSMSNVDVLEKLETPLEEGLSTEEVKARQEKYGLNELTEAPPTTFWEMLWAQINSFVIYMLLAASIISALLGDYVEAIAILAIVVLNAIMGIIQESQAEAALAALKKLAAPESSVLRDGHRISVPAAQLVPGDIVFLEAGNYIPADVRLLEAVNLRVDEASLTGESLPVEKNAQTRLEADIPLGDRKNTAFMGTLVNYGRGKGVVVSIGMETQLGMIATMLQSVENEETPLQRRLDQLGKVLGWGSLAVCGLVFVIGAVRFIADSGFGNILSPAALEEFTNLFMIAVSLAIAAVPEGLPAVVTISLALGMREMVRRHALIRKLSSVETLGSATVICSDKTGTLTQNEMTVTRIWSGDQFVDVTGSGYAPKGDFTVNNEKVSLDKYPAVKTSLWLGTLNNDSQLEHAGEQDGQETFRMIGDPTEGAILVAALKAGASAKALNVAYPRQQEIPFDSTRKRMVTIHSVEKPEDSDISPLAEDEKREWHIIAVKGAPDVVLNLCSHIQTMTNGDEKLTDDRRKQVLAANDAMTGSALRVLGVAYRMLPVLPDEINSEELEKDLTFVGLIGMIDPARTEVKEALNTARDAGIRTIMITGDYPNTARAIAEEIGLLQAGHKVMTGAEINHLSDEEMIQNVMETDVYARVSPEHKMRIVDALRANDEVVAMTGDGVNDAPAIKRADIGVAMGITGTDVAKGTADMVLTDDNYASIVSAVEQGRVIYSNIRKFVYYLLSCNAAEIMVIFLATLFGWPVPLTAIQLLWLNLVTDGAPALALGTEPGDPDIMDQPPRPTNEPIINKFMLVGIVVQTIAITAVTLGAFALGLNQGSLEFAETMAFVTLSISELFRAFTARSEYYPLLKIGLLKNKLMNWAVLGSLVLIMLVIYIPFLQPIFNTAALGWAQWLEILPLILVPSAAAEVTKFAMQKKIQKAREERLAQ from the coding sequence ATGAACGAAGACAGTCTCGTTTCAGAAAAGACCACCGGAAAGGGTGTGTCCATTTCCTGGCATTCCATGTCCAACGTGGACGTTTTAGAGAAGCTCGAAACGCCGTTGGAGGAAGGGCTTTCAACTGAGGAAGTTAAGGCACGCCAGGAAAAATATGGCCTCAATGAGTTAACCGAGGCGCCCCCCACAACCTTTTGGGAGATGCTTTGGGCTCAGATTAACAGTTTTGTGATCTACATGCTGCTGGCGGCATCGATTATTTCAGCTCTGCTGGGTGATTATGTGGAAGCTATCGCTATTCTGGCGATTGTGGTTCTCAATGCCATCATGGGCATCATTCAAGAAAGCCAGGCTGAAGCTGCTTTGGCGGCATTGAAGAAGCTGGCCGCCCCCGAATCTTCGGTTTTGCGCGATGGGCACAGGATTTCAGTCCCCGCCGCCCAATTGGTGCCGGGCGATATTGTTTTCCTGGAAGCAGGCAACTATATCCCTGCGGATGTCCGTCTGCTTGAAGCTGTGAACTTGCGGGTGGATGAGGCTTCGCTGACCGGTGAATCGCTGCCGGTTGAGAAGAACGCCCAAACCCGTTTGGAAGCGGATATCCCGCTGGGCGACCGGAAAAACACAGCCTTCATGGGCACCCTGGTCAATTATGGCCGCGGTAAAGGTGTGGTCGTTTCCATCGGTATGGAAACTCAGTTGGGTATGATCGCCACCATGCTCCAATCCGTTGAAAATGAAGAGACACCACTTCAGCGCCGGCTGGACCAACTTGGCAAAGTGCTGGGTTGGGGTTCGCTGGCGGTTTGTGGCCTGGTCTTTGTGATCGGTGCGGTTCGTTTTATTGCTGATAGTGGTTTTGGCAACATCTTAAGCCCCGCTGCCTTGGAGGAGTTCACTAACCTCTTTATGATCGCCGTCTCCCTGGCGATTGCGGCCGTGCCTGAAGGTCTTCCCGCTGTGGTGACCATCAGCCTGGCACTGGGTATGCGCGAGATGGTTCGCCGCCACGCCCTGATCCGCAAACTTTCCTCGGTTGAGACCCTGGGCTCCGCCACCGTGATCTGCTCCGATAAGACCGGTACCCTCACTCAGAATGAGATGACCGTGACCCGCATCTGGTCAGGTGACCAATTCGTGGACGTGACCGGCAGTGGGTATGCTCCAAAAGGTGATTTCACGGTCAATAATGAAAAAGTCTCGCTGGATAAATATCCAGCGGTTAAAACCTCGCTCTGGTTGGGCACCCTGAATAACGACTCTCAGCTGGAACACGCCGGTGAACAGGATGGTCAGGAGACCTTCCGGATGATCGGGGACCCCACCGAAGGCGCTATCCTAGTGGCTGCTTTGAAAGCTGGCGCTTCGGCTAAGGCTCTGAATGTCGCCTATCCCCGCCAGCAGGAGATTCCTTTTGACTCTACCCGCAAACGGATGGTTACGATCCATTCCGTTGAAAAGCCGGAAGATAGCGATATTTCACCTCTGGCGGAAGATGAAAAGCGTGAATGGCATATCATCGCCGTCAAGGGTGCGCCGGATGTCGTTTTGAACCTCTGTTCCCATATTCAAACCATGACTAATGGCGACGAGAAGCTGACTGATGATCGCCGCAAGCAAGTTTTGGCTGCTAATGACGCCATGACCGGCAGTGCGCTGCGCGTGTTGGGCGTTGCTTATCGGATGCTTCCGGTTTTACCGGATGAAATCAACAGCGAAGAGCTGGAAAAGGACCTCACTTTCGTTGGCCTGATCGGCATGATTGATCCTGCCCGGACAGAGGTCAAGGAAGCTCTTAATACTGCTCGTGACGCCGGCATTCGCACGATCATGATCACTGGTGACTATCCCAATACCGCCCGTGCCATTGCAGAAGAAATTGGTCTGCTCCAGGCTGGGCATAAGGTGATGACCGGTGCTGAGATCAATCATCTCTCAGATGAGGAAATGATCCAGAACGTGATGGAAACCGATGTCTATGCCCGGGTCAGCCCTGAGCATAAGATGCGTATTGTGGATGCCCTGCGAGCCAATGATGAAGTGGTCGCTATGACCGGCGACGGCGTCAACGACGCCCCTGCCATCAAACGGGCCGACATTGGCGTGGCAATGGGGATCACGGGCACGGACGTGGCCAAGGGCACAGCCGACATGGTCCTGACCGATGATAACTACGCCAGCATTGTTTCCGCCGTGGAACAAGGCCGGGTGATTTACAGCAACATCCGTAAGTTTGTCTATTACCTGCTTTCCTGTAATGCTGCTGAGATCATGGTGATCTTCCTGGCGACATTATTCGGCTGGCCTGTCCCGCTGACAGCGATCCAGCTCCTGTGGCTCAACCTGGTGACGGATGGCGCCCCAGCGCTTGCTTTGGGCACTGAACCGGGCGACCCCGATATCATGGATCAGCCCCCACGACCGACCAACGAGCCGATCATCAATAAATTCATGCTGGTTGGCATTGTGGTGCAGACGATTGCGATCACAGCCGTGACTCTGGGCGCTTTTGCTCTTGGATTAAACCAGGGGAGCCTTGAGTTTGCGGAGACGATGGCTTTCGTCACCCTCAGTATCTCAGAATTGTTCCGGGCTTTTACTGCACGCTCTGAGTATTACCCGCTGTTGAAGATTGGTTTGCTAAAGAACAAATTGATGAACTGGGCGGTGCTGGGTTCACTGGTGCTCATTATGCTGGTGATCTACATCCCCTTCCTGCAGCCCATTTTCAATACAGCAGCACTGGGCTGGGCGCAATGGCTGGAAATCCTCCCATTGATCCTGGTGCCATCGGCTGCGGCTGAAGTGACCAAGTTTGCCATGCAGAAGAAGATCCAGAAGGCTCGCGAAGAACGTTTGGCGCAATAA